A DNA window from Mycosarcoma maydis chromosome 12, whole genome shotgun sequence contains the following coding sequences:
- a CDS encoding oxygen-dependent protoporphyrinogen oxidase (related to HEM14 - Protoporphyrinogen oxidase involved in heme biosynthetic pathway), whose protein sequence is MLLTRTASRLQCLPRPAVTPNKALSSSTRALATVTDKKYIAVLGGGISGLTSAYRLAQHLPKDRYNIVLLEHQNRLGGWIRSERIVLPTADGAAQNVTALIEQGPRSIRPAGYSGLMMLELVRSLGLLERMLKVPKTAPSAQNRYLYYPDRLAKLPSSIPSLLSALFKLPFLRAIIPGVLREPRVPSRFLRPRSESKSEKQRLQQREWIQDESVDSFVSRRFGNGLAENLVSAVIHGIYAGDTRKLSIRAVLPFLWEAERVHGSVLRSMLSTKRNKRHRALPEPEAAVKAAKDLRLENIEKELGKDVVESFKSISVYSFQEGVQEIVQALESRLAEYDNVQIKKGDAVQSIHRNEAGKTTLHTESGETMVVDRIISSIPSTRLAQILPSDAELPHLSHNPSANVGVVNLVISPSAVASSSKPLVPVEGFGYLIPRTSPGNQDGILGVVFDSDAIPEQDSVCAASRPVKLTVMMGGSHWADLETLPSEADMRARAINAVSQHLGIDRSLLEDASKVSVRATMQKDCIPWYLVGHPVRMSQLHKALEKDELLGSKLTLVGASYTGVSLNDCVAYATEAVEQIVDAELHGGERIVTGLASFAIPPVPPSQKATSITAQARKGDTRPSVNPQGLMGPITGTPNQFAVAGSIHTRAFSTTRQKSNSSSSSSSSSRSTPVSSADKKTKSLNEILLDSIRASGPMPVSTYMRTCLLDPMQGYYSSANSPSTSREVLGSRGDFITSPEISQVFGELVAIFYLARWQSVGAPSATRIVELGPGKGTLLADMLRTFATFKPFMATLKRIHLVETSEGLMELQLNAIKEALGVVGKRVVSAEEDAGADGVVVEWFPGIDMVPVIPEELTILTAHEFFDALPTHIFEKGVDGKFREVLVGIKPTSSITVLKPGQDLQKQAQNEELGFVLSPTPTPWAQMLVQNNPRFQHLEPGQRVEVSPEAWAVARRVGEIVAGRSASAPSSPKQEAPRSAPEGSAEAKAEAALEAERLQAERRLETQRLSHATEGGIGLIIDYGDDKAYGSSLRAFKNHALVRVFDSPGTVDLTVNVDFLHLKSAIHTTDARYLGPIDQADFLVGMGLQMRTEALVKGRDAHDENRIKDAANRLIDESGMGIQYKALAITARRCAENNAPDQHRDKVADPDIYPFEFQH, encoded by the coding sequence atgctgcTTACAAGAACAGCGTCACGGCTGCAGTGCTTGCCGCGGCCGGCAGTGACCCCAAACAAGGCtctctcgtcctcgacaAGAGCGCTCGCAACAGTCACAGACAAGAAATACATAGCTGTGCTTGGCGGTGGTATCTCTGGTCTCACCTCTGCATatcgtcttgctcagcaTCTACCAAAGGATCGATACAACATTGTCCTTCTCGAACATCAGAATCGGCTCGGTGGATGGATTCGATCCGAACGCATCGTTCTTCCAACTGCAGACGGAGCCGCTCAGAACGTCACGGCGCTGATCGAACAAGGTCCACGCAGCATTCGACCCGCCGGCTACTCTGGTTTGATGATGCTTGAACTTGTTCGATCACTAGGACTGCTCGAGAGGATGCTCAAGGTTCCAAAGACGGCGCCGTCAGCACAGAATCGATACCTTTACTACCCGGATCGACTCGCAAAGCTTCCTAGCAGCATCCCTTCCCTCTTGTCCGCGCTCTTCAAGCTACCCTTCCTGCGTGCCATCATTCCTGGCGTGCTGCGCGAGCCCCGTGTTCCTTCCCGCTTCCTGCGTCCACGCTCCGAATCCAAGTCTGAAAAGCAGCGTCTGCAACAACGAGAGTGGATCCAAGACGAAAGCGTCGATTCGTTTGTCTCGCGTCGTTTTGGTAATGGTCTCGCCGAGAACCTCGTTTCAGCCGTGATTCATGGAATTTATGCCGGTGATACGAGGAAGCTCAGCATCCGCGCTGTCCTTCCATTCCTATGGGAAGCTGAACGAGTGCACGGCAGTGTGCTGCGCAGCATGCTGTCTACCAAGAGAAACAAGCGTCATCGAGCCTTGCCGGAACCGGAGGCGGCCGTCAAGGCGGCGAAAGACCTGCGTCTCGAGAATATTGAAAAGGAGCTGGGTAAGGATGTGGTCGAAAGTTTCAAGTCGATCAGCGTCTACAGCTTCCAAGAAGGCGTGCAAGAGATCGTTcaggcgctcgagtcgcGTTTAGCAGAATACGACAATGTGCAGATTAAGAAAGGTGACGCTGTTCAGTCCATACACCGTAACGAAGCGGGCAAGACCACTCTTCATACAGAAAGCGGTGAGACAATGGTAGTGGATCGTATCATTTCGAGCATTCCCTCAACACGGCTCGCACAGATTCTTCCATCTGACGCAGAGCTGCCGCATCTCAGCCACAACCCATCTGCAAATGTGGGCGTTGTTAACCTCGTGATCTCCCCCAGTGCTGTCGCATCATCCAGCAAGCCTTTGGTTCCCGTGGAAGGGTTCGGATATCTTATCCCACGCACGTCACCAGGAAACCAAGATGGCATTCTAGGCGTTGTTTTTGACAGCGATGCTATTCCGGAGCAGGATTCCGTGTGTGCTGCTTCACGACCGGTCAAGTTGACCGTCATGATGGGTGGCTCGCATTGGGCGGATCTGGAAACGCTCCCAAGCGAGGCGGACATGAGAGCGCGCGCTATCAACGCTGTTTCCCAGCATCTTGGAATCGATCGTTCCCTGCTCGAAGACGCATCGAAAGTCAGTGTCAGGGCGACAATGCAGAAAGACTGCATTCCATGGTACCTAGTCGGCCACCCGGTTCGAATGTCGCAGTTGCACAAGGCGCTGGAGAAGGACGAGCTGTTAGGCAGCAAACTGACTCTTGTCGGCGCTAGCTACACTGGCGTTAGTTTGAATGACTGCGTGGCCTATGCGACGGAGGCAGTAGAGCAGATTGTTGACGCAGAACTGCACGGTGGGGAGCGGATCGTGACTGGTCTCGCTTCTTTTGCCATCCCTCCTGTTCCCCCGTCGCAGAAAGCAACTAGCATCACTGCTCAGGCGAGGAAGGGCGACACACGCCCCAGCGTCAATCCTCAAGGTTTGATGGGTCCCATCACGGGAACACCTAATCAGTTCGCTGTTGCTGGCAGCATTCACACACGGGCCTTTTCGACCACTCGTCAGAAGTCCAactcttcttcgtcgtcatcgtcttcttctcgttccACGCCTGTCAGCTCTGCAGACAAGAAAACAAAGAGCCTCAACGAGATCCTGCTGGACAGCATCCGTGCCTCTGGACCCATGCCCGTCTCGACATACATGCGAACTTGCCTCCTCGATCCGATGCAGGGCTACTATTCGTCTGCGAATTCTCCGTCTACATCACGCGAggtgcttggcagcagaggcGACTTTATCACTTCTCCCGAGATCTCGCAAGtgtttggcgagcttgtcgcCATCTTCTACCTGGCACGATGGCAGTCGGTTGGCGCACCATCAGCAACTAGGATTGTAGAGCTCGGTCCGGGTAAAGGAACGTTGCTAGCGGATATGCTGAGGACGTTTGCAACATTCAAGCCTTTCATGGCGACGTTGAAGCGCATACATCTTGTCGAGACTAGCGAGGGCTTGATGGAGCTTCAGCTAAACGCGATCAAAGAGGCTCTTGGTGTAGTCGGAAAGAGAGTGGTGAGCGCAGAGGAAGATGCTGGAGCAGACGGTGTGGTAGTCGAATGGTTTCCGGGTATAGACATGGTGCCGGTGATTCCGGAAGAGTTAACGATCCTCACGGCGCACGAGTTCTTTGATGCTTTGCCAACGCATATCTTTGAAAAAGGAGTGGATGGAAAGTTCAGAGAAGTGTTGGTGGGCATCAAACCCACGTCTAGCATTACAGTGCTCAAGCCGGGCCAAGACTTGCAGAAGCAAGCCCAGAACGAGGAGCTTGGATTTGTGCTCAGCCCCACACCGACGCCATGGGCGCAGATGCTGGTGCAAAACAATCCACGTTTCCAACATCTTGAGCCGGGACAGCGGGTGGAGGTGAGTCCGGAAGCCTGGGCGGTGGCGCGAAGGGTGGGGGAGATTGTTGCTGGCCGATCGGCGTCTGCTCCGTCTTCGCCAAAACAAGAAGCTCCTCGTTCAGCACCCGAAGGCTCGGCGGAGGCTaaggcagaagcagcactCGAAGCCGAGCGGTTGCAAGCAGAACGTCGCTTAGAAACTCAGCGACTCTCGCACGCCACCGAAGGAGGCATAGGGCTAATCATAGACTACGGAGACGACAAAGCTTACGGATCATCGTTGCGTGCATTCAAGAATCACGCGCTCGTCCGCGTCTTCGACTCCCCCGGTACAGTCGACCTGACAGTCAACGTGGATTTCCTGCATCTCAAGTCGGCGATCCACACAACAGACGCTAGGTATCTTGGCCCCATCGACCAGGCCGACTTCCTCGTCGGCATGGGTCTCCAGATGCGTACCGAGGCGCTCGTCAAAGGCAGAGACGCGCACGATGAAAACAGGATCAAAGACGCCGCTAACAGACTGATCGACGAATCCGGTATGGGCATCCAGTACAAGGCGTTGGCCATCACCGCCAGGCGTTGCGCCGAAAACAACGCACCAGACCAGCACCGCGATAAAGTCGCCGATCCCGATATCTACCCATTTGAGTTCCAACACTAG